A DNA window from Hordeum vulgare subsp. vulgare chromosome 1H, MorexV3_pseudomolecules_assembly, whole genome shotgun sequence contains the following coding sequences:
- the LOC123441607 gene encoding protein RESISTANCE TO PHYTOPHTHORA 1, chloroplastic isoform X2, producing the protein MNPLLNNALSGGCAFPSVASALRLPAASLRTSAGRSRTRRRRTSLARAASDGSDGAVAGAVTEGDAGVGAGGQRGASAEPAAEKQQPVVDPRIEKELKKAVQKTAATFAPRASTKSKNPAVPGSTLYTIFEVQAYASMLAGGALSFNLVFPSSEPDIWRLMGMWSIWMFTWMAAKVRVKTILIEEHSTCNFCWFIF; encoded by the exons ATGAATCCTTTGTTAAATAATGCGCTCAGCGGCGGCTGCGCGTTCCCGTCGGTGGCATCCGCGCTGCGGTTGCCGGCGGCCTCCCTCCGTACAAGCGCGggccggagcaggaccaggaggCGGCGGACCAGTTTAGCGCGCGCAGCCTCGGATGGCTCTGACGGCGCTGTCGCCGGCGCTGTAACGGAAGGGGACGCAGGCGTCGGCGCCGGCGGGCAGCGCGGTGCCTCGGCCGAGCCGGCGGCGGAGAAGCAGCAGCCCGTCGTCGATCCTAGGATCGAGAAGGAGCTCAAGAAG GCAGTTCAGAAGACCGCGGCGACGTTTGCGccgagggcgtccacgaaaagcaAGAACCCCGCTGTGCCCGGTTCCACTCTGTACACCATCTTTGAGGTCCAGGCGTACGCGTCCATGCTTGCCGGCGGCGCCCTTTCCTTCAACCTCGTCTTCCCCTCCAGCGAGCCGGACATTTGGAGGCTCATGGGGATGTGGTCTATCTGGATGTTCA CTTGGATGGCTGCAAAAGTCCGAGTGAAGACTATCCTCATTGAGGAGCATTCTACCTGCAACTTTTGCTGGTTTATTTTCTAG
- the LOC123441607 gene encoding protein RESISTANCE TO PHYTOPHTHORA 1, chloroplastic isoform X1, giving the protein MNPLLNNALSGGCAFPSVASALRLPAASLRTSAGRSRTRRRRTSLARAASDGSDGAVAGAVTEGDAGVGAGGQRGASAEPAAEKQQPVVDPRIEKELKKAVQKTAATFAPRASTKSKNPAVPGSTLYTIFEVQAYASMLAGGALSFNLVFPSSEPDIWRLMGMWSIWMFTIPSLRARDCSNKEKEALNYLFILVPLINVIIPFFVKSFAVVWSADTVAFFLMYAWKLGWLQKSE; this is encoded by the exons ATGAATCCTTTGTTAAATAATGCGCTCAGCGGCGGCTGCGCGTTCCCGTCGGTGGCATCCGCGCTGCGGTTGCCGGCGGCCTCCCTCCGTACAAGCGCGggccggagcaggaccaggaggCGGCGGACCAGTTTAGCGCGCGCAGCCTCGGATGGCTCTGACGGCGCTGTCGCCGGCGCTGTAACGGAAGGGGACGCAGGCGTCGGCGCCGGCGGGCAGCGCGGTGCCTCGGCCGAGCCGGCGGCGGAGAAGCAGCAGCCCGTCGTCGATCCTAGGATCGAGAAGGAGCTCAAGAAG GCAGTTCAGAAGACCGCGGCGACGTTTGCGccgagggcgtccacgaaaagcaAGAACCCCGCTGTGCCCGGTTCCACTCTGTACACCATCTTTGAGGTCCAGGCGTACGCGTCCATGCTTGCCGGCGGCGCCCTTTCCTTCAACCTCGTCTTCCCCTCCAGCGAGCCGGACATTTGGAGGCTCATGGGGATGTGGTCTATCTGGATGTTCA CTATACCTTCTCTGCGGGCCCGTGACTGCTCAAACAAGGAGAAAGAGGCTCTGAATTATTTGTTCATCCTGGTCCCTTTGATCAACGTGATCATCCCATTCTTCGTGAAATCATTTGCGGTTGTCTGGTCAGCAGATACGGTCGCCTTTTTCCTGATGTATGCATGGAAG CTTGGATGGCTGCAAAAGTCCGAGTGA